Proteins encoded within one genomic window of Chitinophagales bacterium:
- a CDS encoding N-acetyltransferase, producing the protein MTQEGVFCHESSYIDQPCKIGSGTKIWHFSHIMKDCEIGENCNIGQNVVISPGVKLGQRVKIQNNVSVYTGVVCEDDVFLGPSCVFTNVINPRSAVNRKEEYARTLVKKGASIGANATIVCGVTLGEFCFIGAGSVVTKDVDPYALVVGNPAVQKGWYSEKGHRLKFDDKGQAHCPSGDIYEFREGKVVKM; encoded by the coding sequence ATGACCCAAGAAGGTGTTTTTTGTCACGAATCCTCCTATATCGATCAACCATGTAAAATAGGTAGCGGCACTAAGATTTGGCATTTTAGCCATATTATGAAGGACTGCGAAATAGGTGAAAACTGCAATATTGGTCAAAATGTAGTTATTAGCCCAGGGGTGAAGCTGGGTCAGCGAGTGAAAATACAAAACAATGTCTCGGTTTATACAGGTGTCGTATGCGAAGACGATGTATTTCTCGGTCCATCATGCGTATTCACCAATGTCATCAACCCTCGTAGCGCAGTGAATCGCAAAGAGGAATATGCTAGAACTCTGGTAAAAAAAGGTGCCTCAATAGGAGCTAATGCGACCATAGTTTGTGGAGTGACACTCGGCGAATTTTGCTTCATAGGAGCTGGAAGTGTAGTGACCAAAGACGTGGATCCCTATGCCCTGGTCGTAGGTAATCCTGCTGTGCAGAAAGGCTGGTATAGCGAAAAAGGCCATAGATTAAAATTTGACGACAAAGGTCAGGCCCATTGCCCAAGTGGAGATATCTATGAGTTTAGAGAAGGGAAAGTGGTTAAGATGTAA
- a CDS encoding GIY-YIG nuclease family protein, with product MFYIYIIHSKTANKYYTGYSENPWERIQQHNENDLDKFTGKYDNWELAAVFKVSDNRGEAVLIEKFIKKQKSRKLIEKLVNPNYVPTDSLAQLVRVPHVRD from the coding sequence ATGTTTTACATATATATTATTCATTCAAAGACTGCTAATAAATATTACACGGGGTATTCAGAGAACCCATGGGAACGAATACAGCAGCACAATGAAAATGATTTGGATAAATTTACTGGAAAGTATGATAACTGGGAGTTAGCAGCTGTATTTAAAGTTTCGGATAATAGAGGTGAAGCTGTATTGATAGAAAAATTTATAAAAAAGCAGAAGTCAAGAAAATTGATTGAGAAGTTAGTCAATCCAAATTATGTTCCAACTGATAGCTTAGCTCAGCTGGTTAGAGTCCCGCACGTGCGGGATTAA
- a CDS encoding rhodanese-like domain-containing protein yields the protein MLKEIATEEEYQQLLAQGVIPIDVRSHAEIEEGKIPQAAVGYDWNSGEFHDNFDQLDPEKAYLFICRSGNRSMQACLFLQSQGFDKVYNLKGGMMNWQGAVE from the coding sequence ATGCTGAAAGAAATAGCAACGGAAGAAGAATATCAACAACTATTAGCACAAGGAGTCATACCCATCGATGTCAGAAGCCATGCTGAAATAGAAGAGGGTAAAATACCACAGGCAGCAGTTGGCTATGACTGGAATAGTGGCGAGTTTCATGATAATTTCGACCAGTTAGACCCAGAAAAAGCCTATCTATTTATTTGTAGAAGTGGAAATCGAAGTATGCAGGCTTGTTTATTTCTCCAATCACAAGGCTTTGACAAAGTGTATAACCTCAAGGGGGGTATGATGAATTGGCAAGGAGCTGTGGAATAA
- a CDS encoding YceI family protein yields MAVQILLAQVWTSANSSVRLFSENVIEDIEAKSDKASIAFNSGSGKIFVRIPIKSFKFDKKLMQEHFNENYMESDKFPFAEFTGQIANKPDLSMEGTYQVVLKGTMTIHGVKKEVELPVNLTVSQDKIIGKSNFKVKCVDYNIEIPKIVVKNIAEEIELNVNAELKPYTK; encoded by the coding sequence TTGGCTGTTCAAATTTTGTTAGCTCAAGTTTGGACATCTGCAAATTCAAGCGTACGTTTATTTTCAGAAAATGTAATTGAAGATATTGAAGCCAAAAGTGACAAGGCCAGTATCGCTTTTAATTCAGGATCAGGAAAAATTTTTGTTCGAATACCTATCAAAAGTTTTAAATTTGACAAGAAACTGATGCAGGAACATTTTAACGAGAATTATATGGAATCCGATAAATTTCCTTTCGCTGAGTTCACAGGGCAGATTGCAAATAAACCCGATCTTAGCATGGAAGGGACCTACCAAGTAGTTCTGAAAGGCACAATGACTATACATGGTGTCAAGAAAGAAGTTGAGCTTCCTGTAAATTTAACGGTATCTCAGGATAAAATTATTGGGAAATCTAACTTCAAGGTAAAATGCGTAGATTATAATATAGAAATACCCAAAATTGTTGTAAAGAATATCGCAGAGGAGATAGAATTAAATGTAAATGCAGAGTTAAAACCATATACCAAATAA
- a CDS encoding DegT/DnrJ/EryC1/StrS family aminotransferase, with the protein MRKIEMVDLKSQYQKIKSEVDQAVIGVMEAATFINGPAVKEFCDDLASFSGSKYVIPCANGTDAIQVAMMAMDLQPGDEVIVPVWTYVATAEVIALLKLKPVFAEVDPHSFCLDVNQLESKISPRTKAIVPVHLYGQCADMEPIMKLAAKHSLFVIEDTAQAIGAVYTFSDGTKKQAGTIGHVGTTSFFPSKNLGCYGDGGAIYTQDEDLAKKMKMIAHHGERIKYYHDVIGCNSRLDTIQAAILKIKLKHLRDYEKNRNQVADFYDKAFANHSNITTPYRASNSTHVFHQYTLKLNGVDRDALKEFLASKDIPSMIYYPVPLHHQLAYKENLQPGDSFEISESLAKSVISLPIHTEMDKEQLNYITETVKSFFL; encoded by the coding sequence GTGAGAAAAATAGAAATGGTGGACCTAAAAAGTCAATACCAAAAAATTAAATCAGAAGTAGATCAAGCAGTAATAGGAGTTATGGAAGCGGCTACCTTTATCAATGGACCAGCTGTTAAAGAATTTTGCGATGACCTTGCTAGCTTTTCTGGCTCGAAATATGTCATACCATGCGCCAATGGCACAGATGCTATCCAAGTAGCTATGATGGCTATGGACTTGCAGCCAGGCGATGAAGTCATAGTGCCCGTATGGACCTATGTAGCGACAGCAGAAGTTATCGCGCTATTGAAATTAAAGCCCGTTTTTGCTGAAGTGGATCCTCATTCCTTCTGTTTAGATGTAAACCAGTTGGAAAGTAAAATTTCTCCGAGAACCAAAGCGATTGTTCCCGTTCATCTCTATGGTCAGTGTGCAGATATGGAACCAATTATGAAACTAGCAGCGAAACATAGTTTATTTGTCATCGAGGATACAGCTCAAGCTATAGGAGCAGTTTATACGTTTTCTGATGGCACAAAAAAACAAGCTGGCACTATAGGACACGTAGGTACTACATCATTTTTTCCTTCAAAAAATCTCGGTTGCTACGGCGATGGAGGTGCGATCTATACTCAAGATGAGGATCTAGCTAAAAAAATGAAAATGATAGCGCATCATGGTGAGCGTATTAAATATTATCACGATGTTATAGGCTGTAATTCTAGATTGGATACCATTCAAGCGGCGATACTAAAAATCAAACTCAAGCACCTCAGAGACTACGAGAAAAATAGAAACCAAGTCGCAGACTTTTACGATAAGGCATTTGCCAATCACTCGAATATAACGACTCCATATAGGGCCTCTAATTCTACCCATGTCTTTCATCAATATACCTTAAAGTTAAACGGTGTGGACAGAGATGCTTTGAAAGAATTTTTAGCATCAAAAGATATTCCTTCTATGATTTATTATCCGGTGCCATTGCATCATCAATTGGCATATAAAGAGAATCTGCAACCGGGAGATAGTTTTGAAATTTCTGAATCATTAGCTAAATCTGTCATTTCTCTTCCTATTCATACTGAAATGGATAAGGAACAATTGAATTATATTACTGAAACCGTAAAATCATTTTTTCTATGA
- the nhaA gene encoding Na+/H+ antiporter NhaA, translating to MRITKIFTNFFESEKSAGLILIACTAISLVLSNSTSGHEYIDVWHIKFAGMSLEHWINDGLMAIFFLMVGLELEREIYNGELSNFKEALLPFGAALGGMILPALIFYLLNRGETTQAGIGIPMATDIAFALGILSLLGSRVPLALKVFLTALAVIDDLGAIIIIALFYTKTLVWQYLLGSAIIMLILFILNRKKIYVLWPYLIGGLILWYCMLKSGVHASISGVLLAFVIPFGSGSENSISNKLEKSLHTPVALFIIPIFALANTAFVIEGFSFMTLMSSLDVGIILGLVLGKPLGIFLFSYIVVLLGWSKLSTTMSWKHILGVGCLGGIGFTMSIFVSFLAFDNVQFVNQAKLAILIASTISALIGYLVLSKVCK from the coding sequence ATGCGGATAACCAAAATATTTACAAACTTTTTTGAAAGTGAGAAATCAGCTGGTCTCATACTCATCGCATGTACGGCAATTTCGCTCGTGTTGTCCAATTCCACTTCAGGTCATGAATATATTGATGTTTGGCACATCAAGTTCGCAGGAATGAGTTTAGAGCATTGGATCAATGATGGTTTGATGGCTATATTCTTCCTTATGGTAGGCTTAGAGCTAGAGCGTGAGATTTATAACGGAGAGTTGTCCAATTTTAAAGAAGCCTTGTTGCCATTTGGCGCTGCCTTGGGAGGTATGATCTTGCCAGCACTTATTTTTTATTTGTTGAATCGAGGAGAAACTACTCAGGCTGGAATTGGAATTCCGATGGCTACCGATATTGCTTTTGCATTAGGAATACTTTCGCTCTTAGGTTCTAGAGTACCTCTTGCTCTTAAAGTTTTTTTGACAGCCTTGGCGGTTATTGACGATCTAGGCGCCATTATTATTATAGCCCTGTTTTATACCAAGACCTTGGTTTGGCAATACCTACTTGGCTCGGCGATTATCATGTTAATTCTATTTATTCTGAATAGAAAAAAAATATATGTTCTATGGCCTTACCTTATAGGAGGGTTGATTCTATGGTACTGTATGCTAAAATCGGGAGTTCATGCTTCGATTAGTGGTGTACTTTTAGCATTTGTGATTCCATTTGGCAGTGGAAGTGAAAATTCTATTTCTAATAAACTCGAGAAATCGCTGCACACTCCAGTCGCTTTATTTATTATACCCATTTTCGCTTTAGCGAATACGGCTTTTGTTATCGAAGGCTTTTCTTTTATGACCTTGATGAGTTCCTTAGATGTAGGGATTATTCTCGGTTTGGTTTTAGGAAAACCTTTAGGTATTTTTTTATTCTCATATATTGTAGTATTATTGGGTTGGTCCAAGCTATCCACAACAATGAGCTGGAAGCATATACTAGGTGTAGGTTGTCTAGGTGGCATCGGTTTTACCATGTCTATCTTTGTTTCATTTCTTGCTTTTGACAATGTTCAATTCGTCAATCAAGCCAAGCTTGCCATACTCATAGCATCTACTATTTCTGCACTAATAGGATACTTGGTTTTATCCAAAGTATGTAAATAA
- a CDS encoding zinc metallopeptidase, with product MQILILLAMGAGFLVQMMLKSRMNKYSHVVNPLNLTGKEIAEKMLKDNGIFDVQVISTPGQLTDHYNPTDKTVNLSEIVYGSNTITAAAVSAHEVGHAVQHATAYGMLGFRSNMVPLLNITNKVMPFLLLIGFALFQMSPLPLIIGITFYGLTTIFALVTLPVEFDASNRALAWLDTKGLQGESYDMAKDGLKWAAMTYVVNAIASVLQLLYYISLVMGRRRD from the coding sequence ATGCAAATTTTAATTCTACTAGCCATGGGCGCTGGGTTTTTAGTGCAAATGATGCTTAAAAGCCGAATGAATAAGTATTCTCATGTAGTCAATCCACTCAATTTGACCGGTAAGGAAATCGCAGAAAAAATGCTCAAAGACAATGGAATCTTTGACGTACAAGTTATCTCTACGCCAGGTCAATTGACAGACCATTACAATCCTACTGATAAAACAGTCAACTTATCAGAAATAGTATATGGTTCGAATACTATCACTGCTGCTGCCGTATCCGCTCACGAAGTAGGACATGCGGTTCAACATGCTACAGCCTATGGAATGCTCGGATTTAGGAGTAATATGGTACCCTTACTTAATATTACGAATAAAGTAATGCCTTTTTTACTTCTAATAGGCTTTGCCTTGTTTCAAATGAGTCCTCTACCATTAATTATTGGAATCACATTCTATGGTCTAACCACCATATTTGCCTTAGTAACCCTTCCAGTAGAATTTGATGCATCGAATAGAGCCTTAGCTTGGTTAGATACCAAAGGACTTCAAGGTGAATCGTATGATATGGCAAAAGACGGCTTGAAATGGGCAGCTATGACCTATGTGGTTAACGCTATAGCTTCTGTTTTACAGCTATTATATTATATTTCCCTAGTTATGGGTAGAAGAAGAGATTAA
- a CDS encoding YceI family protein, producing the protein MKQLILTIIMTWVMFDASSQIWMAKNAKIRFFSTTPIEDIEAITQTAAGALNLKTGRIFFKATMKSFKFEKPLMQEHFNENYVESDKFPYAEYDGVIQNIPELKVDGTYEILIKGYLTLHGVKAPRDVKATLKLKYGKLESKAVFLVPCHEHSIKIPNVTRKNISDNIEVTVDANFILKG; encoded by the coding sequence ATGAAACAACTCATCCTTACTATTATTATGACATGGGTCATGTTTGATGCCTCCTCCCAAATTTGGATGGCAAAGAATGCTAAAATTCGATTTTTTTCTACGACTCCTATTGAGGATATAGAAGCTATCACACAAACTGCAGCGGGAGCTTTAAATTTGAAAACTGGAAGAATTTTCTTTAAAGCAACCATGAAGTCGTTTAAGTTTGAAAAGCCTCTGATGCAGGAGCATTTTAATGAAAACTATGTGGAGTCTGATAAATTTCCCTATGCGGAATACGATGGTGTTATACAAAACATACCTGAGCTTAAAGTAGATGGCACTTATGAAATATTAATAAAAGGATATCTAACTTTACATGGAGTTAAAGCACCGAGGGATGTAAAGGCTACTTTAAAGTTGAAGTATGGCAAGCTGGAAAGCAAAGCCGTATTCTTAGTTCCTTGTCACGAACATAGTATTAAGATTCCCAATGTCACGAGAAAGAATATTTCTGATAACATAGAAGTAACTGTTGACGCCAATTTTATTCTTAAAGGCTAA
- a CDS encoding sugar kinase, which produces MSILVVGTMAYDAIKTPFGQTDKIIGGAATYIAYSASYFHQPINLVSIVGGDFDFQEMENLKSRGADVSGVEVKKEGKSFFWSGVYHMDMNSRDTLVTDLNVLLEFNPILPESYKSSEYVLLGNIDPVLQMKVIDQMPSKPKLVVLDTMNFWMDVALENLMKVIAKVDVLTINDSEARQLSGEYSLVKAAKKILTFGPKYLIIKKGENGALLFHDNNIFFAPALPLEEVFDPTGAGDTFAGGFIGYIAKTGDISFDNMKRAIIYGSAMASFCVEKFGTERLKELDIDEIHDRVEEFVSLSQFDVSIEE; this is translated from the coding sequence ATGAGCATACTAGTAGTAGGAACGATGGCATATGATGCTATCAAGACACCTTTCGGACAAACGGATAAAATCATTGGTGGGGCAGCGACTTATATTGCTTATTCTGCTTCTTATTTTCACCAGCCTATTAATCTGGTGTCTATTGTTGGCGGAGATTTTGATTTTCAAGAAATGGAAAATTTGAAATCTCGAGGAGCCGATGTGAGTGGCGTTGAGGTCAAGAAGGAGGGCAAATCATTCTTTTGGAGTGGCGTATATCATATGGATATGAATAGCCGAGACACCTTGGTTACCGATTTGAATGTCTTGTTAGAATTCAATCCTATTTTGCCAGAAAGCTATAAGAGTAGTGAGTATGTTTTGTTGGGAAATATTGACCCTGTGTTACAAATGAAAGTAATTGATCAAATGCCTAGCAAACCTAAACTGGTTGTATTAGACACTATGAATTTTTGGATGGATGTAGCTCTGGAAAACTTAATGAAAGTCATAGCTAAAGTAGATGTGTTGACTATCAATGATAGTGAAGCTAGACAACTTTCAGGAGAATATTCTTTGGTCAAAGCAGCTAAGAAAATCCTTACCTTTGGTCCTAAATATTTAATCATAAAGAAAGGTGAAAATGGAGCCTTGTTGTTTCATGACAACAATATTTTCTTTGCTCCTGCTTTGCCATTAGAGGAAGTCTTTGACCCCACAGGTGCTGGAGACACCTTCGCAGGTGGGTTTATCGGCTATATAGCTAAGACAGGAGATATCTCTTTTGATAATATGAAGCGAGCTATCATTTATGGTTCTGCAATGGCGAGTTTTTGTGTAGAGAAATTCGGAACAGAACGACTCAAAGAGCTGGATATCGATGAGATTCATGATAGAGTTGAAGAGTTTGTGAGTCTGTCACAATTTGATGTCAGTATAGAAGAATAA